In Panulirus ornatus isolate Po-2019 chromosome 2, ASM3632096v1, whole genome shotgun sequence, the DNA window atatgtatacattgaaatgtataggtgtgtatatgtgctgtgtgtggatgtgtatgtatatacatgtgtatgtgggtgggttgggccattctttcatctgtttccttgcgctaccttgctaacaagggagacagcgacaaagcaaaataagatagataaataaatagttttGTTTATATACTTGTTCAAAGATGGACCTTTTTGCAAAATGAACAAATCGTATTCTAGGCCTGGATATCCTTCTGTACAAATGAATTGATATGTCGAGCTATGCTGACAAAGTTATGAAATTTGGTCAGGTGAGACCAGAAATATTGTAAGGTTTCATTGTTTCATCGAAGCCTAATTTTATTAGCTTGCCACAGCAGTTAGAATATTGATTATCAGTTTAGCTACCACAGTTTCCTGCATTCAGCATTCCATTTttactttacatttacattcATTCACCATACAGAGAAGGCCTAAGTCAGTATTTATGCCAAAGTTGTTAACATGCTTATTTTGGAAATTACAAATGCCAAGTAGACAGTAGTAGTGCATGATCCACCCTACTGTATAATAGGAAGACTCCCATAGGATATGACTAGAAACTGACTTATCTCATACATTTCACTGACTATTAGATTAGTTGTTTCCCACTCTGAAGTCAGAATGACCACTGAAGAATTTTCAGACAGTAATGGATTGTAATGTACAAGGAAATCAAAATGACAGCTTCTGTTTTTTTGTGATTGAAAGTTGCAACTGAGTGAGGTTTGAGGAAAAGATAAAGTGAAGATTGTGAGCACTTGTAGATCAGTTTTGCGTCTGAGATTGAATTAAAAACACCAGGTTGTGGGTTATTGCTGATGTAAccaaaatgtatgaaaaagaaaagctttgaaAATGCTGCATGGAGAAAATGATGGTTGATTGGTTTTTCAGTCATAACCATAGTTATTTGTAAATAAACtgagatatatcatatatgtataaacatcaaGGGGGTGGTTAGAACATAAAAGTAAGtgaatattatatttattgtcACTGAAAATTACCACTAATGGAAAGATTTGCACCGTATATATCACAATCTGTGGACTAATTGTAGTGATTAAGTATAGAAGATAATTATTTGAGTTTCATGGCTCATACTGtgtatgaaaatgtttaatgcgAAGAATCAAACTTGTAAAGATAATATCACAACAACTAGATGCCACAGAGCTTTAAGATTATTCGGTTTGCCATTATTACTGTACAGTTTTTGACTGCATAATCTGCCTTTAGTAAACTAAAGATAAAATTTTCTTGTCACCATCCATCATCAAATTAGTTTAATGCACATAGATTTTATTGTTTGCTTTTCAGTTTAATGGCTATGGAGGATCACTGTGTAGCAAAGACCcctatgataaagatgatgaagaagctGATGCTATATATGATGAAATTGATAAGCGCATGGATGAGAAGAGGCGAGAATATCGTGAACAACGTTTGAAGGCAGAATTGGAGAACTATCGTCAGGAGCGGCCGAAGATCCAGCAAATGTTTAGTGATCTTAAGCGAGAGTTGGCAAATGTATCAGAAAATGAGTGGAGCACAATTCCAGAAGTAGGTGATGCTAGGAACAGAAAACAACGTAATCCAAGAGCAGAGAGGTTTACTCCCCTTCCAGATAGTGTTATCTCTCATAACCTTGGAGGAGAGAATGTAACAACAATTGATCCTGGCTCTGGACTTGCCTCCATGATGCCAGGAACTTCAACTCCTGGAATGCTCACCCCAAGTGGTGACCTTGATTTACGTAAAATTGGACAGGCACGGAATACTTTGATGGGCATGAGACTGAACCAGGTGTCAGATGCTGTGGGTGGTCAAACTGTGGTTGATCCTAAAGGTTATTTGACTGACCTTCAGAGTATGATTCCTCAATATGGAGGGGATATAAATGATGTGAAGAAGGCAAGACTTCTCCTAAAATCTGTTCGAGAAACAAATCCTAATCATCCTCCTGCTTGGATTGCATCAGCACGTCTGGAGGAGGTGACTGGGAAGATTCAGTCTGCCAGAAACCTTGTTATGAAAGGTTGTGAGATGTGTCCCAAGTCAGAAGATGTATGGTTAGAAGCAGCTCGACTCCAACCCCCTGACATGGCTCGAGCTGTAATTGCACAAGCTGTGCAAACACTCCCACATTCACCCAGAATATGGATAAAGGCTGCTGACCTAGAGTTAGAATTAAAGGCAAAGAAACGGGTCTATCGTAAGGCCCTGGAACAAATTCCTAATTCAGAACTTTTATGGAAGTTGGCTGTTGaattggaagaagaggaggacgcAAAGATTCTTCTTAGTCGTGCTGTTGAATGTTGCCCTACATCTGTAGATCTGTGGCTGGCCTTAGCTCGATTAGAAGTGTATGAAAATGCCAGAAAAGTTCTTAACAAAGCACGTGAGAACAATCCAAAAGATCGCCAGATTTGGATCACTGCAGCAAAGCTAGAAGAAGCCAACGGAAACAGTGCTTTGGTTGGCAAAATTATTGAGCGTGCTATTTCAACACTGCAAGCTAATATGGTTGATATTAATCGAGATTTTTGGATCAAAGATGCCATGGAAGCTGAGCATGCTGGGGCTGTACTTACTTGCCAAGCCATTATCAAAAATATAATTGGTTATGGAGTTGAAGATGAGGATCGGAAGCATACCTGGATGGAAGATGCAGACAGCTGTGCCACTCAGAGTGCCTTCGAATGTGCACGTGCTATATATGGCCATGCTCTTTCCATATACCCTAAGAAAAAATCCGTTTGGCTTGCAGCTGCACATTTTGAGCGTAGTCATGGTACACGGGAATCTTTGGAAACACTTCTTCAGCAGGCAGTAACACATTG includes these proteins:
- the Prp6 gene encoding pre-mRNA-processing factor 6 isoform X1; the protein is MTAPPAALLNKNKKNFIGMPAPLGYVAGVGRGATGFTTRSDIGPARDANDVSDDRHAPPNKRKKKDEDDDEDLNDANYDEFNGYGGSLCSKDPYDKDDEEADAIYDEIDKRMDEKRREYREQRLKAELENYRQERPKIQQMFSDLKRELANVSENEWSTIPEVGDARNRKQRNPRAERFTPLPDSVISHNLGGENVTTIDPGSGLASMMPGTSTPGMLTPSGDLDLRKIGQARNTLMGMRLNQVSDAVGGQTVVDPKGYLTDLQSMIPQYGGDINDVKKARLLLKSVRETNPNHPPAWIASARLEEVTGKIQSARNLVMKGCEMCPKSEDVWLEAARLQPPDMARAVIAQAVQTLPHSPRIWIKAADLELELKAKKRVYRKALEQIPNSELLWKLAVELEEEEDAKILLSRAVECCPTSVDLWLALARLEVYENARKVLNKARENNPKDRQIWITAAKLEEANGNSALVGKIIERAISTLQANMVDINRDFWIKDAMEAEHAGAVLTCQAIIKNIIGYGVEDEDRKHTWMEDADSCATQSAFECARAIYGHALSIYPKKKSVWLAAAHFERSHGTRESLETLLQQAVTHCPQEETLWLMGAKSKWLAGDVPAARSILALAFKANPNSEEIWLAAVKLESENNEYERARRLLAKARSQAATSKVMMKSAHLEWALGNLDLARTLLDEGIKEVGDFAKLWMMKGQILEQQGQLEAAWEVYRDAVKRCQSSIPLWRLLASLEEQQGKLVTARATLEKSRVRNPMNDELWLMAIRLELRAGNREVSRSLMARALQECPTSGILWAQAIFLEDPAQRKSRSVDALKRCQDDAHVVLAVAKMFWMEAKKNKAREWFNKTVKIDPDLGDAWAWYYKMEMLFGSEEQQQEVQKRCVAADPHHGEHWCSVSKFIHNWRKKTPEILQLVAEKLPIPVMNREVY
- the Prp6 gene encoding pre-mRNA-processing factor 6 isoform X2, which encodes MDEKRREYREQRLKAELENYRQERPKIQQMFSDLKRELANVSENEWSTIPEVGDARNRKQRNPRAERFTPLPDSVISHNLGGENVTTIDPGSGLASMMPGTSTPGMLTPSGDLDLRKIGQARNTLMGMRLNQVSDAVGGQTVVDPKGYLTDLQSMIPQYGGDINDVKKARLLLKSVRETNPNHPPAWIASARLEEVTGKIQSARNLVMKGCEMCPKSEDVWLEAARLQPPDMARAVIAQAVQTLPHSPRIWIKAADLELELKAKKRVYRKALEQIPNSELLWKLAVELEEEEDAKILLSRAVECCPTSVDLWLALARLEVYENARKVLNKARENNPKDRQIWITAAKLEEANGNSALVGKIIERAISTLQANMVDINRDFWIKDAMEAEHAGAVLTCQAIIKNIIGYGVEDEDRKHTWMEDADSCATQSAFECARAIYGHALSIYPKKKSVWLAAAHFERSHGTRESLETLLQQAVTHCPQEETLWLMGAKSKWLAGDVPAARSILALAFKANPNSEEIWLAAVKLESENNEYERARRLLAKARSQAATSKVMMKSAHLEWALGNLDLARTLLDEGIKEVGDFAKLWMMKGQILEQQGQLEAAWEVYRDAVKRCQSSIPLWRLLASLEEQQGKLVTARATLEKSRVRNPMNDELWLMAIRLELRAGNREVSRSLMARALQECPTSGILWAQAIFLEDPAQRKSRSVDALKRCQDDAHVVLAVAKMFWMEAKKNKAREWFNKTVKIDPDLGDAWAWYYKMEMLFGSEEQQQEVQKRCVAADPHHGEHWCSVSKFIHNWRKKTPEILQLVAEKLPIPVMNREVY